The genomic stretch CCGGATGTATTTATAGCGAACATCCAAAATGATCTGGTTATAAATTGCAAACAAGACGATTTTTTCGGACCCGGAACGGAGTATTGTTTGGCGGGGAAAATGCATATATAGGGAAGGTGGTTGATAATTCGGTATTGGGCCCATGTAATTGGCTCTACATTCCTATTCCTATTCCATTGTATACTCTATATATTTAGTATACCCTGTCTAATTTTACGGGGCCCAAAAAGCCGTGCACAGTCGATGACTAATTGTCTGCCCACATCATTGAGCTTTCCCAACAGCAATCTTTGCAAACGGCCACTCATTATTATGGACACAGGGAAGGTATCACTTAGAACTCCGGTTTCAAACATATCTACGATCTTCCACAACGGGATGAGTCCAGGCATGACTTCCGGAATTGTGTACGGACTATTTTTGTCCTGTGGGGCCATTTCGTGTTTGGTAATAAGTATATGCATGGCCGTTCGTGCTTTCTCGAAGATAGCATCTTCGCCGTAGACTTTTTCGGCTATATTCACAACTTCATCGGAAGCAAACCTGCTATTTTCTAGAGATAGAGGATGGCCGTCGTTGTCTAAGCCGTACTCTACTTGTTCgttttcaagttcttcttctcttcccAATACAAAGAGTCTGTCGTTGGCAATCCAGGGCTTTGCAAGCAGAAGTGGGACATACACTTCGTTGACTAGATCAAGAAGCTCTCCGCCAAACTTCAGCTTGTAGTTCATCTTGGGGCAGTCGTCGATATAATAGCCTAGATAGTAATAGCCCAACAGCAACTCTCTACACATGAGAATTTCTCTCAAGCCGGATAGTGTGCCTAACGACAAATGAGCATAGTCGGGATCCCAGATGAAATATATAGAAGATACTCCCGTGGGTAAGAAGTCTAGAACTGAAATGGCTATAAGCTTATCGTCCAAATAGTAGCATTCATGGGTGGGGCCTATTCTACGTTTTCTACTGTGATCATACTGTACTTTCTGACTCGGTTTCCAGTTTTTGATCCACGAATCGAGAAAATCCcattcttctgaagaaccatcaatttcttcgtctggAAACGGAGTTTCACAGAGAAATCGGTCAAACGACGCTTCTGTGACTTCTTCCGGTTTATCATTGTGCACACTGATCTGGTACTTTTTGTAGAGAGCAAATTTCTCTGGTGTGAACTCAGACGTTTCGTATCGCGTATAGAAGCGTTTTGATTTCAGTTCAGCTTGTAGCAATCCAGTAAGGTCGTACTCTTTTTGGTTTTTGTGTTGTGGCTCTTCATTATTTTCACTTATAGCCTTTATGAAACGATTGACTACTTTTCTGTGCTGTTTGGTGAGCTTCAATTGGCTCATATCGGTACGAATCGTGTAGTATCTACAACAGGTACGCAACATGTCCGGCTTATACAAGAAGGTGCCCGACCTTCTGAATCCCTGATTGATGAGCTCGTCATAGTCTGAACACGACATTTCCGTGATGGAAGTTCCTATTATAATGGAATCGGGATCCGACAACTGTGCCTGCTTTTTCTGGCTCTCCAATGCATAATGGTCTGTCTTCTTGCCGTTACAATATCCACAATGTCGCTGGCTTATATAACGAGGAGgactgaagatgaagggCATGGAAAATGAGATCTATATGATATTTATTCTATTTGACAACAATCAATGCGATTGATATGGATTTATACAATTATATACTGTGGCCCGAATCAGAGGACACTTCGTGGTATGAGTGGGAAGAACAgtagaattgtagattcGTAAATTTATAGTACTGTACATACCTGAAAAGTTTCAACTGGAGTCAGAGCCAGTGAGATATTCGATAGACAAATATTCACATAAACTATTTCCAAATTGCTTATATTATCAGTTTGACATAACAGCAACACTCCAATTGAGACTATGTATAGACTTTTCACTCTATACACTAAGATAAGGTGTCTTTTTCCAGTATATCGTCGTATAAAATAGACTATAGACCTAACCAGCACAGCTGACCTTGATCACATGACATTATTCAGTATCACCATCAATTGAAATATCACTAATCTAGAATTTACATATTTCTCTTTTAGCCTCTGTGGACCTCTATTTCTGAATCCTTCAGACTTGTAGTTCTCCAACGTTGGCCAATACTTCAGTAATAGACCAGCATACACAGCTGCACGTGATTCCAGTAGACTTTAGTAAAAGAATGAGCGCTGCCACTTCATCTATCAAGACTAGTCCCGTGAAGAAGAGTACCGAGTCTCCTTCTAAAACCAATGGAAACAAGGAGACAGAAGCGGGAAAGACTCCCAATCTGGAAGAAGTAGGCGAGGACCCAGAAAACTCGATTCTttcagatccagaagactatttggaagaagatgagaCGTTGGATATGAATTTAACCAATGGTGACCAGAAGATCTGGTTGGTAAAATTGCCCCGTTATTTGGCCGAAAAGTGGGCTAAAACAGAAAACCTCAATGGCAGTCAGTTGGGAACGGtaaagatcaagaagaatagtGGTGGAAATGGAGGAAAGTTGCAAGTGAAGTTGGTGATAAATAAAGATTTAGAAGAATCTAAAGGAATTCCCCAGGAATACGACATATCTATGTTGAACACGCAAGTACGAAACTCGTATGTGTTTAGCGaggaaaacttgaaaaagttcaAGCAAGAATTGACTGAAGTAACACAAATGCCAGAACAACCTTCGCTTCAACCATTAGACAAGAgcaatatcaacaacaaaaagTTCCAGCAAAAACAGCCGTTTAAATTCTTCAGAGTCCAAAAAAATGGCAAAGATGGCAAACCAGTAAGGAAGTATATTCCATTTGTCAAAACAATACCTAAGAAGACGTCGTTGGTGGGAAAGATCTGTCACGATTGCCAAATTATCCCTTCCAAGCATGATCTGCAATACGAAAAGATCTTGCTGAATCGACAGAATATCACCCAGGGACCAGTGAGGCCAAAAGTAACGTTTTTAAACGAGATTCCAGGTGTTATTCAGTCCAATGCTGGACCCTCTATTAAAGGTAACAATACGTCTGTGTTCTTGAAATCGAATCCAAACAAGGGTAAGAATGCTGAAGGCAGAGCAATCAGAATGCCGAAGAAAGATTTGTTGGATTTGTTGTTCCGTTTATTCGAAGAATACGAGTACTGGTCCATGAAGGGCTTGAAGGAAAGAACCAGGCAGCCTGAGTCCTATCTCAAAGAGTCCTTGGACTCGATCGCCAACTTGATTAAAAAGGGTCCATACACTTCCAAGTATAACTTGAAGCCAGAATATAGAAGATTGAGAGATGCCGAAAGGGCGGCCAGATTAGGACTCGACGTTAATGAAGGGGATGAAAAggacgacgaagaagatgacgaagacatGGATATGGAAGATGTTGTTTAATTTTCCCAAGAGCATATAATGATAAAATATAAAGAAATTCATTTAGAACTACAGCAACTATAGCAAACTtcaatatatatagaagGATCACTACATGAAGCTGTACAAGAACTGAACATATTCAGACCAACTCATCATTGCACCTCTACCACTTTGTCTACTACATTTCCTGTAACCGTTAAGATTCCGGTGGAatcttatatatattaaaTATACAAAGATTAGAAAGACAGACCtgcaagaagaataaaCACATGGCATGGCATTCATGAGAACACTAGGCGAAGCCTGTAATGCAAATCGTCCCATTCTACCATTCCACACTATTCAATATATCATCAATTATTTATGTTATTATTTTTATCATATATTGGAGCTTATCGCATTTACAAGTTCTCGATGTTCAAGGTTGGTGGCAAGGATTgttgcaacttcttggcCTTAGAAGCGTCGTTAACAACCAAGGTGTATTGGTATCTGGAACCTCTGACCTTGAACTTGGTTTGCTTGAACTTCTTACCGTTGGcgttgatcttcttgttgaccTTGACAACAGCAGACTTGATGTCAGCTCTTCTAGCCAATTCGACGAATTCCTTGATATCTTTGATTTCCTTCTATAAATGAGTTAGTATAGTGTTCTAGACCTTAAGCAATTTCGGGAAGCTTTGACTTGGACAGGGGGGTTTATGACATAGGTGACCATTTGTGATTCTGGATTACTGAATGGAAAATCTTTATGCTGCGAACATCTTGTTTTCAGAATTGAGATATCGTTGTTACTATCATCTTCTATTCAACTTTCTGTCAACAATATTCTGGgtgatttcatttttctaTTTTAATGTCAGCTGCctggctgaaaaatttcaatgcCAGCAATCTTAGTGAACAATATTCCATTTGAAATCGggattttcttctgaacTGAATTTCTCCTGTCTCATGGGCTTCCCGTACAATCTACCTTATTTGCTACACCACTATCTGTACATACAGCCATCTTTAATGTTATTGTTAATGATATGAGTATACTAATTGGTGATTGTAATCTCTGGAAttttttctacttttctCAGTAATGAAAATTCTCGCGGCAACAGTGCGCGACCTGCAGATACCAAAGTGAGATGGAGCGAGCGTTAGGGTACGAGCCCTCGTTTGCACGTGAGAATCTGAGTATGTCACGTTATTTTATACAATGCATATACCTCctgattttgcacccaaatcACCACCACTGAATTACTCCCATTTCTACTGTTTCCATTATTTGAAGTAATCTTATCGTAAATTACGTTTTCTGATAAGTTCGTGAATTCGTGAGTTCTATTTTCAGAAGTGAATAATTAACTATTTTTGTGTATTCTCTCTGTAGCTGTGATTATCCTCTTGATTGCCGTGATCCACCGTCTTGTCTTGTCATCTACCATGATATTAGCAGCCTTGGTTGCTCCTGCAATCTTCAGAGAGGCACTTCTGGCATGGATTCCTACATTTTGTACACCAATGGGCCAAGCAACATTGCCTATACTGAGCTTCATATAGCTTTCATTGGCTCTACGAAAGTCGTGGCTCTGGAGATAAAACACAATGGTAGTGAGCGATGTAAGCATGTCGTCGTTGAGTTTGTGAGATCTGAGTTTATAGAGTAATTTTACTATATCTCTCTTGGTTTCGTGTAGTAGCTTCTTCTGGACCGCGGTTTGATATTCTCTTTCCAGGGGATCCATAGCTATGGACGAGTAGTTTATGCTATCTTCCCAGTTGCGGATCATATCCTTGATACAAACTCGAAGAATCACATACAACTTGTCTCTATATGTGTCTATCTCAGTGATATAGTTCAAATCTATGGTTTTTTTGGCAGGGTCCTTGCTGAATTCGGCTTCCTTCTCGATTATTGTTTTATACTTTTCATTCTTAGCTCTTTGTttaacaagaaattgaagtttcttgatcttttccaatttaGTTAGATTTTCCTCTTGTGTCAATTTGTCGAATTCAGCTAgtttttcattcaattgAGCATCTGTGATCGAGTTAAGAAGTTCCTTATCGTCTCTGGAAAGTGCTGGGTTTGACTTCAGTTCATTTGTTAGTTCATTGTTTTCGGTATTTGAGATGATTGTATGCGAAGAACTGGGATCCACAGCTTCTTTTTGGACATCAGCATCACTATTTGTGAATGAATCTTTGTGTTCGCGTATCTCAGCGGTTTTATCGATTTGAATGTCGTTTTCCAATTGTTTGTTATCCAGCTCATCTCTGTTTTTAGATCGTTTCAGCTTCCTGCTCAGGAGgctctttctcttcttgctgATTTCGCTCGATATTACACTTGAGAAATCCATTCTGTTGTATATATGACCCACAAATGCGTATCTTCGAAGATAACAATTACGAAAATTACAATTCCAGTTGACAAATAAAGAATTGTATAGTTAACAAATAAACCCCAGAGTTTTGAAGGCCCGTCTGTATGCAGAGACATTTCTAGAAAGTATACTGAATTGTAGACAGAAGTAGCCAATACGGCCTTCATTGAGGCATTTACAGCATCCTCGAAGTTTTCCTCTAGTGCCTGAGCACTTGGGATAGGCATGATGTTTGGCGATCTGATGGAGGCGTGTATGCTGAGATCTTCTCGTTGGGTATTGATATATAAAGCCACTGGCCAGTAGAAAACTTCAATCGCTGAAGAAATTTCTTCTCCTATGCATTTAAATTTCACAAttcgaatttttcatctttgtTATCTTTCTTTCATATTCGTCTTTAGTTTACAGTCGGTCTACATTTGTCCTCTTCCATCATTTCTACTGATAATCCTGGACGTGTTTCTACTACTTTCAGTAGGAACTGAAAGAAATCAGTAAATTCTCGGACTGTATATAAACATGAAGGTGCCAGTGTAGAAGCTGTGTGGAAATGATTAGGAAACGGTGGATAGGTGTTTATTTGAAAGATACATTGTTAAACAAGGAGGTGTGTACTTGGATAGTCTTTTGGATTCTCtttatttttttgaattttccTTATTCCAGGAATGTTGCAATATTTGCAAGTCTAACAGAGCACAGAGTgaaatttcgcaaccatttaTAGCTCTGAATTCAAGTTGTAGAGCCCTTAGTGTAAAGACAGAAGCTCGATGTCGGCAGATTTAGGTGGAGATTTCTCTATGGCAGAGGGGTTTCGACATATTATCtatcaagatcaaattAAACAATATTGAGCCAACAAGGAGATTGCCACATTTTTAGAGTCGGCAAATACTTcctgttcttgttctgatACCATGAGCCAATGAACCGATAACTACACGGCAACACAGGGGTACATGCCTCCTGGATTATATTATCCCTAACTAAGAACACAGTGCTGCTGTGTACTCGGGTGTATTCCAGTAATTGTCGGACATGGCTAAAACAATTGGTTCGAATATCTTCCAGTACTTTCCCACATGCTATCATGTGCAATTCGGGAAATCTCTCCACAATCCACACCGAATTATTCAGAAACATACGCAAGGCTACGAAACAGTATGAATAGCATAGAAAGGAGTCTAAAGGATCAATTACCCATATAAATCATAGATAACGTAGAAACTCataaaggaagaaatcCACATGATTCGTAAACCCTCTATCACGCTACAAATTACTATTCAACGGGAGTCCCTCGCACTTTTTGTGGAGAACCGATCCGATTTTTTCGTTTGATAATTtcaaaatatttcaaatttctaTTATTCGCTACTTTTCTTTAACCCTTTTCTataattcttctttcttttaATTCTTTCCACGATTAACTCTCCCGTCTccgtcttcttctaattTCTCTAATGGACTCCAAAGCCGGCTCCGCTCCGGCCTACTCACACTTGAGTCCCGACTCCACCTTCAACGATGGAATTGAG from Scheffersomyces stipitis CBS 6054 chromosome 2, complete sequence encodes the following:
- a CDS encoding 60S ribosomal protein L38 (go_component intracellular; ribosome~go_funtion structural constituent of ribosome~go_process protein biosynthesis), with translation KEIKDIKEFVELARRADIKSAVVKVNKKINANGKKFKQTKFKVRGSRYQYTLVVNDASKAKKLQQSLPPTLNIENL
- a CDS encoding U5 small nuclear ribonucleo protein particle protein (go_component spliceosome complex~go_process RNA splicing), whose translation is MDFSSVISSEISKKRKSLSSRKSKRSKNRDESDNKQLENDIQIDKTAEIREHKDSFTNNDKELLNSITDAQLNEKLAEFDKLTQEENLTKLEKIKKLQFLVKQRAKNEKYKTIIEKEAEFSKDPAKKTIDLNYITEIDTYRDKLYVILRVCIKDMIRNWEDSINYSEYQTAVQKKLLHETKRDIVKLLYKLRSHKLNDDMLTSLTTIVFYLQSHDFRRANESYMKLSIGNVAWPIGVQNVGIHARSASSKIAGATKAANIMVDDKTRRWITAIKRIITATERIHKNS
- the ATE1 gene encoding arginyl-tRNA-protein transferase (Arginyl-tRNA--protein transferase 1 (R-transferase 1) (Arginyltransferase 1) (Arginine-tRNA--protein transferase 1)~go_funtion arginyltransferase activity~go_process protein arginylation; regulation of protein catabolism) translates to MPFIFSPPRYISQRHCGYCNGKKTDHYALESQKKQAQLSDPDSIIIGTSITEMSCSDYDELINQGFRRSGTFLYKPDMLRTCCRYYTIRTDMSQLKLTKQHRKVVNRFIKAISENNEEPQHKNQKEYDLTGLLQAESKSKRFYTRYETSEFTPEKFALYKKYQISVHNDKPEEVTEASFDRFLCETPFPDEEIDGSSEEWDFLDSWIKNWKPSQKVQKRRIGPTHECYYLDDKLIAISVLDFLPTGVSSIYFIWDPDYAHLSLGTLSGLREILMCRELSLGYYYLGYYIDDCPKMNYKSKFGGELLDLVNEVYVPLSLAKPWIANDRLFVLGREEELENEQVEYGLDNDGHPLSLENSRFASDEVVNIAEKVYGEDAIFEKARTAMHILITKHEMAPQDKNSPYTIPEVMPGLIPLWKIVDMFETGVLSDTFPVSIIMSGRLQRLSLGKLNDVGRQLVIDCARLFGPRKIRQGILNI
- a CDS encoding RNA polymerase II transcription initiation factor TFIIF middle subunit (go_component transcription factor TFIIF complex~go_funtion RNA polymerase II transcription factor activity; ATP binding~go_process transcription initiation from RNA polymerase II promoter), which gives rise to MSAATSSIKTSPVKKSTESPSKTNGNKETEAGKTPNSEEVGEDPENSILSDPEDYLEEDETLDMNLTNGDQKIWLVKLPRYLAEKWAKTENLNGSQLGTVKIKKNSGGNGGKLQVKLVINKDLEESKGIPQEYDISMLNTQVRNSYVFSEENLKKFKQELTEVTQMPEQPSLQPLDKSNINNKKFQQKQPFKFFRVQKNGKDGKPVRKYIPFVKTIPKKTSLVGKICHDCQIIPSKHDSQYEKILSNRQNITQGPVRPKVTFLNEIPGVIQSNAGPSIKGNNTSVFLKSNPNKGKNAEGRAIRMPKKDLLDLLFRLFEEYEYWSMKGLKERTRQPESYLKESLDSIANLIKKGPYTSKYNLKPEYRRLRDAERAARLGLDVNEGDEKDDEEDDEDMDMEDVV